The following proteins come from a genomic window of Panicum hallii strain FIL2 chromosome 8, PHallii_v3.1, whole genome shotgun sequence:
- the LOC112903140 gene encoding GDSL esterase/lipase At2g42990-like, producing the protein MSSESLCYCLLLLVGHFSLSASSTAAGKVSAIIVFGDSTVDAGNNNFIPTVAKGNFPPYGRDFDGGLATGRFSNGRLVTDFLSEEFGLPSSVPAYLDPSYTIDQLATGVSFASGGTGLDYLTAKIASVIPLSQQLEYFVEYKERLKVAKGESVANEIIAEALYIFSIGTNDFIVNYLVLPLRPTQYTPPEYVAHLIVLADTAVRDAYDLGARKIEFTGLAPFGCVPVARTLNHDKPGECNEEYNKLARRFNAELKEAMRKLNGELAGAQVVYAETYSLVSAIVANPSDYGFENVVQGCCGTGLIETSVLCGVDEPLTCQDAEKYVFFDSVHPSQRTYRIVADNILNNALKVFM; encoded by the exons ATGTCCTCGGAGAGCCTGTGCTACTGTCTGCTACTTCTCGTCGGCCATTTCTCGCTCTCAGCCAGCAGCACTGCCGCCGGCAAGGTATCAGCGATCATCGTGTTCGGGGACTCGACGGTCGATGCCGGCAACAACAACTTCATCCCTACCGTCGCCAAGGGCAACTTCCCACCATATGGGCGCGACTTCGACGGCGGCCTCGCCACCGGCAGGTTCTCCAATGGCCGCCTCGTCACTGACTTCCTTTCGGAGGAGTTCGGGTTGCCGTCGTCTGTACCAGCCTACCTTGACCCCAGCTACACGATCGATCAGCTCGCCACGGGTGTCAGCTTTGCGTCCGGAGGCACCGGATTGGATTATTTAACAGCAAAAATTGCA TCAGTTATACCCTTGAGCCAGCAGCTGGAGTACTTCGTGGAGTACAAGGAGAGACTGAAAGTCGCAAAGGGGGAGTCCGTGGCCAACGAGATCATCGCGGAGGCTCTGTACATCTTCAGCATCGGCACCAACGACTTCATCGTGAACTACCTTGTCCTTCCTCTCCGGCCCACCCAGTACACCCCGCCGGAGTACGTCGCGCACCTAATTGTCCTAGCTGACACAGCCGTTCGTGACGCCTACGACCTTGGCGCGCGGAAGATCGAGTTCACGGGACTTGCACCGTTCGGGTGTGTACCTGTGGCGAGGACGCTGAACCATGACAAGCCCGGTGAGTGCAATGAGGAGTATAACAAGTTGGCGAGGAGGTTCAACGCCGAGCTGAAGGAGGCCATGAGGAAGCTCAATGGTGAGCTCGCCGGCGCACAGGTGGTGTACGCTGAGACGTACAGTTTGGTGTCTGCCATCGTTGCCAACCCGTCCGACTATG GATTCGAGAACGTGGTGCAAGGATGCTGTGGCACAGGACTCATCGAGACATCAGTCCTTTGCGGTGTGGATGAACCGTTGACGTGTCAAGACGCGGAGAAGTATGTGTTCTTCGATTCAGTTCATCCGTCCCAGCGGACGTACCGGATAGTTGCTGACAATATTCTGAACAATGCATTGAAAGTGTTCATGTGA